A single Primulina eburnea isolate SZY01 chromosome 11, ASM2296580v1, whole genome shotgun sequence DNA region contains:
- the LOC140805415 gene encoding uncharacterized protein, with amino-acid sequence MPRSSRTGKLEYNPEIEKTAKRLRKEARLKRENQPSSSSPDLNVSSDSNGTESESDIDLEVERSESDEEKMAGQAQRTLRELANPNVIQQPLCIQFPTTDATFELKSGLIHLLPTFRGLAGEDPHKHLKEFHIVCTAMKPQGITEEQISLRAFPFSLADKAKDWLYYLPSGTITTWDNMKQQFLEKFFPASRAANIRKDICGIRQLQGETLYEYWERFKQLCASCPQHQIPEQLLVQYFYEGLSLFDRNMIDAASGGALVNKTPQEARALISNMAANAQQFGTRQDNPPRQVNEVIVTPIDQKLDSLTSLLEKLVVGQVQHPKACGTCAMVGNSTDTCPTLQEDPTQQVNAIGGFPGQPQHRYDPYSNSYNPGWKDHPNFSYRNQGGQQGYPQQNFHKYPSPAQASNSGMSLDEIVNALAENTQKFQQETRASIQNLSTQVGQLATSIHKLEAKNLGNIPSQTVVNPRENVSAITLRNCKELDVQEIGVQASIKQKEENEIKVEDKIINQDDAPKGTFSPQFEYKPIPPFPLALNRKCESIKELNDTLCRGEVNIPSLDAIKPVPRCAKILKELCTTKKRHKLKGCKREKVGEHVSAVIQKTIPIKCSDPGMFSIRCTIGDTRLEKAMLDLGASINVMPDSVYNYLELGPLTETDIVIQLADRSTVYPRGVIEDVLVKVENLVFPADFYVLDMETDDLNSQILLGRPFLKTSKSLIDVNSGTITMEFDGEIAKFNIYDTMKYPLSESTINTLDIANHLSQENSKFVDKNDLEEIIERHVENSNARFSLSDSQISKIERRLPPDRPKHVLMKKGGNIQGTQISKKFKENMHMLKFAIKIFKRDKVDKVTIYEPP; translated from the coding sequence atgcctCGTTCTTCTCGTACAGGTAAACTTGAATACAATCCGGAAATCGAGAAGACAGCTAAGAGATTGAGAAAAGAAGCAAGATTAAAGCGTGAAAATcaaccatcatcatcatctcctGATTTGAACGTATCATCGGACTCCAACGGTACAGAAAGTGAATCGGACATTGATCTTGAGGTTGAAAGAAGTGAAAGTGACGAAGAAAAAATGGCAGGACAAGCTCAAAGAACACTCAGGGAGTTAGCTAATCCtaatgttattcaacaaccatTATGCATTCAATTCCCTACTACTGATGCTACTTTTGAATTAAAATCTGGCTTGATTCATTTATTGCCTACTTTTCGTGGTCTTGCAGGTGAAGATCCCCATAAACatctgaaagagtttcatattgTTTGCACAGCCATGAAACCTCAAGGGATTACAGAGGAGCAAATTTCATTGCGAGCTTTTCCATTCTCTTTAGCCGACAAAGCTAAAGATTGGCTCTACTACTTGCCCTCTGGGACGATAACGACTTGGGATAAtatgaaacaacaatttttggagAAGTTCTTCCCAGCTTCGCGAGCAGCCAACATCAGGAAGGACATTTGTGGGATTAGACAGTTACAAGGAGAGACATTATATGAATATTGGGAGAGATTTAAGCAGTTATGTGCCAGTTGTCCTCAACATCAGATTCCAGAACAGCTCCTAGTCCAATATTTCTACGAGGGTCTCTCACTTTTTGATAGGAACATGATTGATGCTGCAAGTGGAGGTGCATTGGTAAACAAAACGCCTCAAGAGGCACGAGCTCTAATCTCCAACATGGCCGCCAATGCACAACAGTTTGGAACTAGACAAGATAACCCTCCACGACAAGTCAATGAGGTAATTGTTACTCCTATCGATCAAAAGTTAGATTCTTTGACATCTCTTTTGGAAAAGTTGGTTGTAGGGCAGGTACAACATCCCAAAGCTTGTGGCACATGTGCGATGGTTGGAAATTCGACAGACACGTGCCCTACATTACAGGAAGATCCAACACAGCAGGTTAATGCAATCGGTGGATTTCCTGGACAGCCTCAACACCGATATGATCCGTATTCTAATAGCTACAACCCAGGATGGAAAGATCACCCAAATTTCAGCTACAGGAATCAAGGAGGTCAACAAGGATATCCACAACAAAATTTTCACAAATATCCATCACCTGCGCAAGCCTCTAACTCAGGTATGTCCCTAGATGAAATCGTGAATGCCTTAGCTGAGAACACTCAAAAATTTCAACAGGAAACGAGGGCTAGCATTCAGAATTTGAGCACTCAAGTAGGACAGTTGGCGACCTCAATTCACAAGTTGGAAGCAAAAAATTTAGGTAATATACCTTCTCAGACAGTGGTGAATCCAAGAGAGAATGTGAGTGCAATTACTTTGAGAAATTGTAAAGAATTGGATGTTCAAGAAATTGGGGTACAAGCATCAATCAAGCAAAAGGAAGAGAATGAGATAAAGGTTGAggataaaataatcaatcaaGATGATGCTCCGAAAGGTACGTTTTCTCCTCAATTTGAGTATAAACCTATTCCCCCATTCCCCCTTGCATTGAACAGGAAATGTGAAAGtatcaaggagttgaatgaCACTCTTTGTAGAGGTGAGGTAAATATTCCTTCATTAGATGCTATTAAACCAGTACCTCGTTgtgctaaaattttaaaagagttGTGTACTACAAAAAAGAGACATAAGCTGAAGGGGTGTAAAAGGGAAAAGGTAGGAGAACATGTTTCTGCTGTTATTCAAAAAACTATTCCTATCAAATGCAGTGATCCAGGTATGTTTTCTATCCGTTGTACCATTGGCGATACTAGACTTGAAAAGGCTATGTTGGATTTAGGTGCTTCTATCAATGTCATGCCTGATTCTGTTTATAATtatttggaacttggacctcTGACTGAAACTGACATTGTGATCCAGTTGGCTGATAGGTCCACTGTATATCCTAGAGGTGTAATTGAAGATGTTCTTGTGAAAGTTGAAAATTTGGTTTTTCCTGCTGACTTTTATGTGCTTGACATGGAAACTGATGATTTAAACAGTCAAATTTTGCTAGGAAGGCCATTTttgaaaacttcaaagtctCTCATAGATGTTAATAGTGGTACCATTACTATGGAATTTGATGGTGAGATTGCAAAGTTTAATATTTATGATACCATGAAATATCCTCTTAGTGAAAGCACTATTAATACTCTTGATATCGCTAATCacttgtcacaagaaaattcaaaatttgtgGATAAGAATGATTTAGAGGAGATTATTGAAAGACATGTTGAAAATTCTAATGCTAGATTTTCTCTCTCTGATTCGCAGATATCTAAAATTGAGCGAAGACTCCCTCCAGATCGACCCAAGCATGTACTCATGAAAAAAGGAGGAAATATC